A window from Salvia miltiorrhiza cultivar Shanhuang (shh) chromosome 2, IMPLAD_Smil_shh, whole genome shotgun sequence encodes these proteins:
- the LOC131011142 gene encoding uncharacterized protein LOC131011142 isoform X2 — protein sequence MLLAVEGGGFFSSSASGYSKGLTLLLLGQKNEGELMRVAPWSQYQLVDQETDPYPDLQLAPGKNRLVRGCASFVCFGRAAAGHENSSPLKVGPTQNQEVLPEPVDIDESKDQVHSIDPVDYNENIRTIVSLKSSLKKSANISPVARAVDSGNSNKHEVDRDVAGQLERRKVQWTDTTGGELFEIREFEMRCSSRKQGCTLRLIWYLLSLKMDRTMNLIMGLQRVAHAE from the exons ATGTTATTAGCTGTAGAAGGAGGCGGCTTTTTCTCTTCTTCAGCTTCTGGATATAGTAAGGGATTGACTCTTCTTCTATTGGGTCAGAAAAACGAGGGGGAACTCATGAGAGTAGCACCGTGGAGCCAGTACCAGTTGGTGGACCAAGAGACTGATCCTTATCCTGATCTCCAGCTGGCTCCTGGGAAGAACCGGCTTGTCCGCGGGTGCGCCTCCTTTGTGTGCTTTGGTCGCGCTGCCGCAGGACATGAAAACTCTTCTCCTCTCAAAGTGGGACCAACTCAAAACCAAGAAGTTTTGCCGGAGCCTGTAGATATTGATGAGAGTAAAGATCAAGTGCATTCTATTGATCCAGTTGATTACAATGAAAATATTAGGACGATAGTTAGTCTTAAGAGTAGCTTGAAGAAATCAGCAAATATTAGTCCAGTTGCTCGTGCTGTTGATAGTGGAAACTCCAACAAGCATGAAGTGGACAGAGATGTTGCTGGTCAATTGGAAAGGAGGAAAGTGCAGTGGACAGATACAACTGGGGGAGAGCTTTTTGAGATACGAGAATTTGAGATGAG GTGTAGTTCTAGAAAGCAAGGTTGTACGCTTAGGTTGATCTGGTATCTGCTTTCAT TGAAGATGGATCGGACAATGAATTTGATCATGGGACTACAAAGAGTTGCTCATGCAGAATAA
- the LOC131011142 gene encoding uncharacterized protein LOC131011142 isoform X3: protein MLLAVEGGGFFSSSASGYSKGLTLLLLGQKNEGELMRVAPWSQYQLVDQETDPYPDLQLAPGKNRLVRGCASFVCFGRAAAGHENSSPLKVGPTQNQEVLPEPVDIDESKDQVHSIDPVDYNENIRTIVSLKSSLKKSANISPVARAVDSGNSNKHEVDRDVAGQLERRKVQWTDTTGGELFEIREFEMRCSSRKQGCTLRLIWYLLSCKMDRTMNLIMGLQRVAHAE, encoded by the exons ATGTTATTAGCTGTAGAAGGAGGCGGCTTTTTCTCTTCTTCAGCTTCTGGATATAGTAAGGGATTGACTCTTCTTCTATTGGGTCAGAAAAACGAGGGGGAACTCATGAGAGTAGCACCGTGGAGCCAGTACCAGTTGGTGGACCAAGAGACTGATCCTTATCCTGATCTCCAGCTGGCTCCTGGGAAGAACCGGCTTGTCCGCGGGTGCGCCTCCTTTGTGTGCTTTGGTCGCGCTGCCGCAGGACATGAAAACTCTTCTCCTCTCAAAGTGGGACCAACTCAAAACCAAGAAGTTTTGCCGGAGCCTGTAGATATTGATGAGAGTAAAGATCAAGTGCATTCTATTGATCCAGTTGATTACAATGAAAATATTAGGACGATAGTTAGTCTTAAGAGTAGCTTGAAGAAATCAGCAAATATTAGTCCAGTTGCTCGTGCTGTTGATAGTGGAAACTCCAACAAGCATGAAGTGGACAGAGATGTTGCTGGTCAATTGGAAAGGAGGAAAGTGCAGTGGACAGATACAACTGGGGGAGAGCTTTTTGAGATACGAGAATTTGAGATGAG GTGTAGTTCTAGAAAGCAAGGTTGTACGCTTAGGTTGATCTGGTATCTGCTTTCATGTAAG ATGGATCGGACAATGAATTTGATCATGGGACTACAAAGAGTTGCTCATGCAGAATAA
- the LOC131011142 gene encoding uncharacterized protein LOC131011142 isoform X6, whose amino-acid sequence MLLAVEGGGFFSSSASGYSKGLTLLLLGQKNEGELMRVAPWSQYQLVDQETDPYPDLQLAPGKNRLVRGCASFVCFGRAAAGHENSSPLKVGPTQNQEVLPEPVDIDESKDQVHSIDPVDYNENIRTIVSLKSSLKKSANISPVARAVDSGNSNKHEVDRDVAGQLERRKVQWTDTTGGELFEIREFEMRWIGQ is encoded by the exons ATGTTATTAGCTGTAGAAGGAGGCGGCTTTTTCTCTTCTTCAGCTTCTGGATATAGTAAGGGATTGACTCTTCTTCTATTGGGTCAGAAAAACGAGGGGGAACTCATGAGAGTAGCACCGTGGAGCCAGTACCAGTTGGTGGACCAAGAGACTGATCCTTATCCTGATCTCCAGCTGGCTCCTGGGAAGAACCGGCTTGTCCGCGGGTGCGCCTCCTTTGTGTGCTTTGGTCGCGCTGCCGCAGGACATGAAAACTCTTCTCCTCTCAAAGTGGGACCAACTCAAAACCAAGAAGTTTTGCCGGAGCCTGTAGATATTGATGAGAGTAAAGATCAAGTGCATTCTATTGATCCAGTTGATTACAATGAAAATATTAGGACGATAGTTAGTCTTAAGAGTAGCTTGAAGAAATCAGCAAATATTAGTCCAGTTGCTCGTGCTGTTGATAGTGGAAACTCCAACAAGCATGAAGTGGACAGAGATGTTGCTGGTCAATTGGAAAGGAGGAAAGTGCAGTGGACAGATACAACTGGGGGAGAGCTTTTTGAGATACGAGAATTTGAGATGAG ATGGATCGGACAATGA
- the LOC131011142 gene encoding uncharacterized protein LOC131011142 isoform X5: MLLAVEGGGFFSSSASGYSKGLTLLLLGQKNEGELMRVAPWSQYQLVDQETDPYPDLQLAPGKNRLVRGCASFVCFGRAAAGHENSSPLKVGPTQNQEVLPEPVDIDESKDQVHSIDPVDYNENIRTIVSLKSSLKKSANISPVARAVDSGNSNKHEVDRDVAGQLERRKVQWTDTTGGELFEIREFEMRCSSRKQGCTLRLIWYLLSCK; the protein is encoded by the exons ATGTTATTAGCTGTAGAAGGAGGCGGCTTTTTCTCTTCTTCAGCTTCTGGATATAGTAAGGGATTGACTCTTCTTCTATTGGGTCAGAAAAACGAGGGGGAACTCATGAGAGTAGCACCGTGGAGCCAGTACCAGTTGGTGGACCAAGAGACTGATCCTTATCCTGATCTCCAGCTGGCTCCTGGGAAGAACCGGCTTGTCCGCGGGTGCGCCTCCTTTGTGTGCTTTGGTCGCGCTGCCGCAGGACATGAAAACTCTTCTCCTCTCAAAGTGGGACCAACTCAAAACCAAGAAGTTTTGCCGGAGCCTGTAGATATTGATGAGAGTAAAGATCAAGTGCATTCTATTGATCCAGTTGATTACAATGAAAATATTAGGACGATAGTTAGTCTTAAGAGTAGCTTGAAGAAATCAGCAAATATTAGTCCAGTTGCTCGTGCTGTTGATAGTGGAAACTCCAACAAGCATGAAGTGGACAGAGATGTTGCTGGTCAATTGGAAAGGAGGAAAGTGCAGTGGACAGATACAACTGGGGGAGAGCTTTTTGAGATACGAGAATTTGAGATGAG GTGTAGTTCTAGAAAGCAAGGTTGTACGCTTAGGTTGATCTGGTATCTGCTTTCATGTAAG TGA
- the LOC131011142 gene encoding uncharacterized protein LOC131011142 isoform X4, with protein sequence MLLAVEGGGFFSSSASGYSKGLTLLLLGQKNEGELMRVAPWSQYQLVDQETDPYPDLQLAPGKNRLVRGCASFVCFGRAAAGHENSSPLKVGPTQNQEVLPEPVDIDESKDQVHSIDPVDYNENIRTIVSLKSSLKKSANISPVARAVDSGNSNKHEVDRDVAGQLERRKVQWTDTTGGELFEIREFEMSEDGSDNEFDHGTTKSCSCRIM encoded by the exons ATGTTATTAGCTGTAGAAGGAGGCGGCTTTTTCTCTTCTTCAGCTTCTGGATATAGTAAGGGATTGACTCTTCTTCTATTGGGTCAGAAAAACGAGGGGGAACTCATGAGAGTAGCACCGTGGAGCCAGTACCAGTTGGTGGACCAAGAGACTGATCCTTATCCTGATCTCCAGCTGGCTCCTGGGAAGAACCGGCTTGTCCGCGGGTGCGCCTCCTTTGTGTGCTTTGGTCGCGCTGCCGCAGGACATGAAAACTCTTCTCCTCTCAAAGTGGGACCAACTCAAAACCAAGAAGTTTTGCCGGAGCCTGTAGATATTGATGAGAGTAAAGATCAAGTGCATTCTATTGATCCAGTTGATTACAATGAAAATATTAGGACGATAGTTAGTCTTAAGAGTAGCTTGAAGAAATCAGCAAATATTAGTCCAGTTGCTCGTGCTGTTGATAGTGGAAACTCCAACAAGCATGAAGTGGACAGAGATGTTGCTGGTCAATTGGAAAGGAGGAAAGTGCAGTGGACAGATACAACTGGGGGAGAGCTTTTTGAGATACGAGAATTTGAGATGAG TGAAGATGGATCGGACAATGAATTTGATCATGGGACTACAAAGAGTTGCTCATGCAGAATAATGTAG
- the LOC131011142 gene encoding uncharacterized protein LOC131011142 isoform X1, with protein sequence MLLAVEGGGFFSSSASGYSKGLTLLLLGQKNEGELMRVAPWSQYQLVDQETDPYPDLQLAPGKNRLVRGCASFVCFGRAAAGHENSSPLKVGPTQNQEVLPEPVDIDESKDQVHSIDPVDYNENIRTIVSLKSSLKKSANISPVARAVDSGNSNKHEVDRDVAGQLERRKVQWTDTTGGELFEIREFEMRCSSRKQGCTLRLIWYLLSCKVLLLSSSFLISQSSYHVCTL encoded by the exons ATGTTATTAGCTGTAGAAGGAGGCGGCTTTTTCTCTTCTTCAGCTTCTGGATATAGTAAGGGATTGACTCTTCTTCTATTGGGTCAGAAAAACGAGGGGGAACTCATGAGAGTAGCACCGTGGAGCCAGTACCAGTTGGTGGACCAAGAGACTGATCCTTATCCTGATCTCCAGCTGGCTCCTGGGAAGAACCGGCTTGTCCGCGGGTGCGCCTCCTTTGTGTGCTTTGGTCGCGCTGCCGCAGGACATGAAAACTCTTCTCCTCTCAAAGTGGGACCAACTCAAAACCAAGAAGTTTTGCCGGAGCCTGTAGATATTGATGAGAGTAAAGATCAAGTGCATTCTATTGATCCAGTTGATTACAATGAAAATATTAGGACGATAGTTAGTCTTAAGAGTAGCTTGAAGAAATCAGCAAATATTAGTCCAGTTGCTCGTGCTGTTGATAGTGGAAACTCCAACAAGCATGAAGTGGACAGAGATGTTGCTGGTCAATTGGAAAGGAGGAAAGTGCAGTGGACAGATACAACTGGGGGAGAGCTTTTTGAGATACGAGAATTTGAGATGAG GTGTAGTTCTAGAAAGCAAGGTTGTACGCTTAGGTTGATCTGGTATCTGCTTTCATGTAAGGTATTGCTTTTAAGCTCATCTTTTTTAATAAGTCAAAGTTCATATCATGTGTGCACTTTATGA
- the LOC131010038 gene encoding light-harvesting complex-like protein OHP2, chloroplastic, with the protein MSVASSPSFPCIKLRTPSSSSSSSSPAALRFTVRSSQADGPLRRPTAPTPVKPSPPSPPAAPTAATVAVQDKNVITLEFQRQKAKELQEYFKQKKLEKTDQGPFFGFIAKNEISNGRWAMFGFAVGMLTEYATGSDFVDQLKILFSNFGILDLD; encoded by the exons ATGTCAGTTGCTTCATCACCTTCATTTCCATGTATCAAACTCCGCAccccatcatcatcatcttcttcttcttcaccagCTGCCTTGAGATTTACCGTAAGGAGCTCTCAAGCTGACGGCCCTTTAAGAAGACCCACCGCTCCCACGCCGGTGAAGCCGTCGCCGCCGTCACCGCCGGCCGCTCCCACGGCGGCGACTGTGGCGGTGCAAGACAAGAATGTGATAACCTTGGAATTCCAGAGGCAGAAGGCTAAGGAGTTGCAGGAATACTTCAAGCAGAAGAAGCTTGAGAAAACCGATCAAGGTCCCTTTTTTGGCTTCATTGCCAAGAACGAAATCTCCAATGGCag ATGGGCAATGTTTGGTTTTGCTGTGGGAATGCTAACAGAGTATGCGACGGGCTCAGACTTTGTGGACCAACTCAAAATCCTCTTCTCCAATTTCGGAATTCTTGATCTTGATTGA
- the LOC131010037 gene encoding LOW QUALITY PROTEIN: peroxidase 12-like (The sequence of the model RefSeq protein was modified relative to this genomic sequence to represent the inferred CDS: deleted 1 base in 1 codon), with translation MYSNMASTICMILLVCSCVILRCARCEGGLSWTYYDVSCPNLEPIVRQQLNKVLKNDITQAAGLLRLHFHDCFVQGCDGSVLLDGSTSGPGEQSAPPNLSLRAEAFKIINDLRRRVHDKCGRVVSCADIVALAARDAVFLSGGPDYSIPLGRRDSLNFATINETLANLPPPSSNTSALLTSLGTKNFTATDVVALSGGHTIGVAHCTSFTSRLYPSQDPSMDKTFGNNLKATCPAANSSNTTVLDLRSPNTFDNKYYVDLMNRQGLFTSDQDLYTDPRTRPTVTAFAINQTLFFEDFVAAMIKMSQLGVLTGSQGEIRANCSVRNSDNVLVSSVGEGKEARYDF, from the exons ATGTACTCAAACATGGCTTCCACAATTTGTATGATTTTGCTAGTGTGCAGTTGTGTCATTTTGAGGTGTGCAAGATGTGAGGGAGGCCTTTCGTGGACTTACTATGATGTTTCATGTCCCAACTTGGAACCTATTGTCAGACAACAGCTTAACAAAGTGTTGAAGAATGACATCACCCAAGCTGCCGGATTGCTTCGTCTCCATTTCCATGATTGCTTTGTCCAA GGGTGCGACGGGTCGGTGCTGCTAGATGGGTCGACGAGCGGGCCCGGGGAGCAGTCGGCGCCGCCCAACCTGAGCCTGAGGGCGGAGGCCTTCAAGATTATCAACGATCTCAGGCGGAGGGTTCATGACAAGTGCGGTAGGGTTGTGTCTTGTGCGGATATTGTGGCCCTTGCTGCGCGTGATGCTGTTTTCCTC TCCGGCGGCCCTGACTACAGCATTCCTCTAGGCCGGCGCGACTCCCTCAACTTCGCCACCATCAACGAAACCCTAGCCAACCTCCCACCACCGTCGAGCAACACCTCAGCCCTCCTCACATCCCTGGGCACCAAGAACTTCACCGCCACGGACGTGGTGGCGCTGTCGGGCGGCCACACCATCGGCGTGGCCCACTGCACCTCCTTCACC AGCCGCCTCTATCCCAGTCAGGACCCCTCCATGGACAAAACATTCGGCAACAACCTGAAAGCCACGTGCCCGGCCGCCAACTCCAGCAACACCACCGTCCTTGACCTCCGGTCGCCCAACACATTCGACAACAAGTATTAcgtggacctcatgaaccgcCAGGGCCTCTTCACCTCTGACCAAGACCTCTACACCGATCCCAGAACCCGCCCCACTGTCACCGCCTTCGCCATCAACCAGACTCTGTTCTTCGAAGACTTTGTCGCCGCCATGATCAAGATGTCGCAGCTGGGCGTGCTGACAGGGAGTCAGGGCGAAATTCGCGCCAACTGTTCAGTTAGGAATTCAGACAATGTGTTGGTCTCTTCGGTTGGAGAAGGAAAGGAGGCGCGCTATGATTTTTAA